The Argentina anserina chromosome 5, drPotAnse1.1, whole genome shotgun sequence genome includes the window TACGGCTGGGACCACCCAGGCCAACCATATTTGTCTCCCAGCCGCTGTTCTCAGCATCCATCCCTAGGATATGATGTCCGCGTGGAATCCTTTACCCCATAGGTGCAAGCTGAACGCCAGTCGGCCGGGGATAAACCCCTCAAGATCTCCAAGTATAACGGGTGCTCGGACCTGTGGACTCACCCGGAGAACTTTCAGTCCGCTCTGGCATGTACCTGATACACTGACGCCATGGCTTTCCAAACCTTTCAAGAGACTCTCTCGGATGAGGCCTTGAGCTAGTTCATGAATCTCCCTCAAAACTCGGTGGAAAGCCTTGATTAGCTCACGAAGAAGTTCTTTAACCGGTTCATTCCCAGACCGACATCTACCATTCCTCTAACTCCTCGTTCAGGATCcaacaatgaaaggatgaGAGCCTGCATGATTTTGTGTCCAGATGGCAGACCGCCACGGTGCGGTGCCACGACCTGGATTACACTAGTGCGGAGGTAGCTTTCCGTCAAGCTGTCCACCCGGGGATGTTTCTCCTAAAGATCAATGAGAACCCTCTATCCTCCTATAAGGCATTAATGGAAACGGCCACCCGGTGGGCTCAAGCTGAGTACCACACCTATGGAAATCGTAATGCCTCGGGGTCTTCCTCACAGGTTAACTATCCGGTCCTCTCGGGCTAGGGTCATGGGCAATAGTTCGCCCATGACATAATGACTCCCGGCAATCACGCCGACAAGCCTCCCAAGAAGGAGACATGTATCGCAATAGGGGGCATGATAACACGGGATTGACGGCATAACAGGGGCCACACTGACTCATACCCGGCTCGGGACCGTAAGTCCCCACTAAGGCAAAGACCAGTGAACCCGCCTCGAAATGAAGTTTccacaaatctcacaatgtTCTACGCGGAGATATATGAGCGCCACAAGGATCTCGTGCCACCGCCCTAGAGGCGAAAATATGCCAAGCAGCCGGCTCGCTCCGGCACTGGGAAATATTGTGCCTACCACACCGACACAGGACATGACACGGATGTGTGTTACGCCCTTAAAAGCGCCATCGGGGAATTGGTCCAAACCGAGAGATTGGGGTAGTACAGAACCCCGTGGACTAACACCTATGCAATCTAGGTATACGGGGAGATTATGAAATTGAGGGGAGGAGCACTCCGTCCGCCACCTCATAAACCGGCAAAACGCCAGTAGACCTTTGAGCTCATCAAGCTCCGCCAAGGGTTCACGGCTGCCCCTGCTGGTTGGGATACGATCTAGTTTTCCAGCCGAGAAACCGCGATCTGGGCCGCCTATATTGATCCTTTGTTGATCATGGTGCAGGTAGATCATTCTGCGTGCCGGAGGGCACTGGTTAATACCGGGGCAACCATCAGTGTCATGTTCGTTGATACTACCACAAACTTAACAGAGACCGGTCTAACTACAACAACCATGAGCCGTTGGTCAGTTTCTCTAGTGAGAATGTCCAACCACTCGAGTCGGATCACCTGACAGTCACCCTAAGCCACAGGTCCAAGCAGACAACGATCACCACCTGGTTCCTCATCGTCGACTGCCTTTCCTCCTATAACATAATCTTGGGTCAAGATGTTTTGTGGGGGCTCTAATGCGTTATTGCCGTACACATGCTCCTACTGAAAGTGCCTACCCCAGGTGGGATCTTGTCAATCATCGGGGACAGAGTGGGCACGCTCCAGAATAACCTAGATCTCATCACCGCCGAACAGGGCCGCCATGAAATAATGTCGGTGGTTCCGGTTGATGTTATAGACAATCCCAAGATGATCTCCGAATAGATGAACGTTCCAAAATAGGGGCCAAGAAGTTTAACAAACACTCTCCGCGAGTTTGCCCAGCTTCGGTGGAAGAGACGGAATGGATCGGCCTCTCAGATGCACACCCAGATAGATTGGTCTATATTAGAACCGAGTTAACACCAGACCTCTGGCACCAGCTCATAGCGTACTTCTAGGACCACCAGCACACACAAAACACAAATGTTTACGAGAACTATTGTCTATTTCACAGCATAAATTATCCTTCTCGGCCGCTTCTCTCTGATAATGGGCCAGTAAATCATCTCAGGCGCCATACATCCTGGACACAGCCTGCCACCACACTTTCAAGTAGAAAACAAACAATAAGTGTTCAAAGGGAACGGGTAGAAAAATACTCACCCGTAGTAACTTTTTCTCCTTCTCTTGGAAGTTCTACACCGGGTTGTCACTGTCCCGTAGGGTCGGACCTTGGCACCTGTGGCACATATCCTCCACCATTCGGAGCAAACGAGGCTCTAACTTATCAATTCCGGACAACCCCGCTGTGATACCGGCTCGAGTCTCCCCAATTGTGGAGTGTGAGCTCCTCTTAGACCTATTGTGAGCCCTCTCGGTTGCGATCTCTTCACGGGCCCTTTCCACTCCCTACCCCGAGGCCTCCGAGGTAGTCTCCAAGTCGATCAGCTCCTACAGCGGGCGCGGCTCCAACACACTGGACGCGGGGTCCGCCGTTTGCGTCGGTTGTTCCGCCTGAACACCCGCACCCTCCGCCATATACACTACCTCATGACCTCACTTTGGAGTTGCTTCCCCCACCTCCACGTCCTCCAACAAgacctctcctcctccttcgctccaccaccaccatctcaTCTTCCCTTTCCACAACCGGGGCTTCCAGTGCCTCCCCGGTGGGGGTGCCTCCCCGGTGGGGGTGACTCCCCAGTAAGTGGCCATCTCGGCTGGAAGTACGCCATACTCCTCCCGGGGAAGAAGAATACGGAAGAACCTGACCTCGTCTAGCTCTCCCAGCAGCGGCACAATTCCCTCCTCGGTCGCGGGATCAATGTCTTCACTCCGCATTGTGCTGACCTCTGCCTCTAGCACCCGGAGCACCTTTTCGTCTGAGATGTTGTCATGCGTCTCTGGTTTGTTCGTCCGGGCCATCACACCCTCCACTAGAGCCACTACATATGAAATCATCGGTTAATCTAAGTCCAACCGTGAAATAGCAAATAAAAGCCAACAAATCACAACTTACCAGGCATCACCCCCATCCGGTAGGGTTCATACACGACAAACTGGCACAGCCGGTATGAACTCCACACAACAGCGGGAAACGCCGAGACGCAACTCGCCAACCGCTTCTCCATCAGCGACATTAACTGGGAACATGTCTCCGTCAAACAAAAAGAcgacaaaaataaaattcggAAAATATCTTAGGCCCGAGTTAAATTCCCTTGACAAAACACTTACCAATGGGCTGGAAATTGTCGAGGACTTCAAAGCAGGTGTTTCCCCTTGCCACGGCCCCTTCAGGACAAATACGTAGTCTCGTCACTAGTTCGGTGTATAGTTGGGACACTCATTCATGAGGGGCGAAAGTTTCCGCATCCGCAGGACCAACTTCACACAGCCCCTTCTCCCCGCCTTATTATTGTACTTCAGCATCCAACACGTAAAGAACTTTCTCTACCACGACATATGTTGCCTCAGCGCCTTAAAAATGACCCTCGTCCCAAGCAGCTGCCTCCACATGTTCTGCGTCACTTGCCCTGACACCACGTTCAGGCAAGACAACATGTATTACATGTAGTTAGGGAGCAGGATCGTCAATCCGCGAGCCATGGCGAACACTGATACCCAGCAAGACCCCGGCGTCGGGTCATATGCCATTTCGCCATCCGCCAACGGGCGTAATATAATCTCCTATGGCGCTTTGAACAAAGTTCGGATCACCGCTAGCTCCTCCAGGTTGGCACACGCACCGGGAGGGTCGATCACTTAGTTACCCAAGTAGTACTGCTCTGCTAGTCTTGGTCTCCGCGTCTCTTCCCTCCGCCATATCTTCTATAACCTGCACCAAAAAGCCCAACGGGTTATTTGTTGACCCCGCATCATTTAGCAGGGACAAACTCCCCGGAACACCGCCTCCCAAAGTAACAGCCCGGTCCGGCGTGCTCGAACCCGGGGCAATCGAAGTAGAAACCTCGACTCCCCATTCCTAGACACTCCGGTCAGCTTTTCCATTGCTACAACACCCCACCCCCCAATATACACAGTTAGCCTAGAACCACCAAAATCCagctaaaaaaaattagaaacccAGAACAGAGAATGGAAAATACCTCAAATAGTTGGAATCAGAGAAACCGGTTGATTTTTTCGATTGCAAACGTCAGAATCTTCAAACTCCGTAGCAACTCTGAtgaatttcttcttctttgtattTCTCTCTCTGACAAAAAATTTCACAATTGAAAGTGAGAGCACCAGTCTTCTCTATCTCTATATATACTGACACTATATTGATCCAAGTAGTGAATTCAAACACTCCCAAACCGCTCGATGATTGACACGTGCCCTACTAACCCACGACCTCTCAGTTTCACAACCCACGCGCCGAACGCGCGCACAACCCCTATTAATCGTACCATTTCCACGCCCACTCGATTCCCCAAACAGTAATTATGACTGATAACGTCACTGACACCTCAGTTCACCCGGGCCCACCACCATGTCGTTGCATTAAATACCAGACAACCATTACAAGCTAGCCACTTGTCGCGGCATGCCTCAGATGTTTTTGCTCCGGACCTTTTTTGACTGAGCACTTTGGGGACTCACCAAGTTCCGGATCCATGGATGCTCCGACTGCGAGTCATCCTCCGGGCCAAGCACTAAGATCCTAGGTCGCTCGTCAATTTGCTCCGGATCCATGGATGCTCTGACTGCGAGCCAGCCTCCGGGCCTAGCACTGAGATCCTAGGTCGCTCGCCAATTTGCTCTGAATTCATGGATGCTCCGACTGCTCGTCAGCCTCCGTGCCTATCACTGAGATCCTATGTCGCTCGTCAATTTGCTCCGGATCCATGGATGCTCCGACTGCTAATCAGCCTCCGGACCTAGCACTGAGATCCTAGGCCGCTCGCCAATTTTCTCCGGATCCATGGATGCTCCGACTGCCAGTCAGCCTCCGGGCCTAGCATTGAGATCCATGGTCGCTCGCCAATTTGCGCCGGATCCATGGATGCTCCGACTGCTAGTCAGCCTCCGGGCCTAACACTGAGATCCTAGGTCGCTCTAACTCTGGAATTCGCCAGTAATGGCAATTTAAACTCCCCACCCAAGAAATCTCCTTGACCGGAGACTTGTTAATACTCCCCTGGAAGGGGTAATTCCAGGTAGGATTCTCCCTTATTCTGGCCACTAGACTAGCCAGAGTTAGCCCAGCAAGGCAAGGCACTGAGCCAGTAGGGTAGGTCACACCACCTCTAGCTCAGGCGTCTCAGCTGCCTAGGTTGTCAAAATAGCTCCTctagtaaaaaaaatatattgtaCGAGCACTCTCCCACATCGAGAAATAGAAGCAACACTTTCCCCAATACGCCTATAAAAGCAACCAAAAACCTCCTAAAAATCGGTAACATATTCCTAAGTTCTTAACCAACAAACTTAAGTCTCGCCCCAAAAGCTAACTTAAGCTTTGGAGAGTTGTAGGCCGGCGCACCGCTGGCCCTTGCTCTTAACCCCAGTTTTGTGTGCAGGTTAAATGGACCAGATGTTGAATACAAGCTGCGTGAACAAGACCCCCTGGATTTTGTACTCACAACAATCATCTTCAACTTCACCATCTTTGTCATTTCTCATGACGCTCTTAATTTTCTTCTCGTCAGTCATCATCTCTGAAGTTGTTCCATTTTCTTTAGGGTAGTTCAAAAGGTATTCAACTTCCATTCCGTTACGATAGTTCAACCCTTTGATAAGACTTTCCAAATCTTGAACATCTTCACCTCTAATTGTTGATCTAAATTCTCAAAAGCCATATCATCAATTGACCAAATTTTACAATGACAAAAGCAACCTATTATTATAAGGAACTTGATGTTCCTTtaaattaataacttattaacTTATTGATATATTATTTAGAAACTTACTTAGTTGTACAAGACCacatttgaattaattaaaatcacactttccatgttttgtaTACAAATTATGACATAAGCCCAagctaaaaaaaaataagtagaacaaaactgattaattaattaatgcaaaattatcaaaaatactcatatttttgtgaAAATTAACAAATGTCACTACTAGATCTAACAagtttctctctcctcattttttagtttttccggcaaatttaagtttttcgGCCAAATCACTagcaatttggaggtgaacTAATATATACAGTTGCTCTTTATGTCATGAGTTTttatttaagtaccatattgcatatgttttgagaaattttgaaatttcgaATTTGGCTCACCAAAaacgacagtagcagttagtttcttagtcgacagtagcagctagattCATAGTTGACAGTAGTAGAtaccttccaagtcgacaatagcatgtgtcttccaagtcgacagtagtagATGTCTTCCCGGTCGACTTGGAAGGTCGAGAGTAACATGTGTCTTctaagtcgacagtagcagctgACTTTTAACTCGATAATAACAGCtagtttttatagtcgacagtagtagATAACCTAGGGgcgggcataaaaaacggaaatcccgatcccgttccgaaattcatagggacgggacgggatggaggtctaaaaacgttcgtcccgtcccgatcccgtcccgtttcattatagtgggatgggacgtgggacgaataatttatgtcccgcttcgtcccgtcccgcaATTAATAACTCTTAATCCTGACCATTAAATATTTCATCTATCACCGTTGATTCTCAATTCTAAGGGTTATGTCTTTTAACTCTGAAACCGCAAAGAGAACTTTATTCTCAGCCTTCTCTCAGTCTCTCGGCTCTCTCCCTAGTCCCATCTCGCAGGCCTCCCTCTCCTCCTCTTTGATCTCCAACCACCTCTTTGTCTCTCCCAACCTCAGTCTTCTCACGGCGGCCGCTGTCACTGCCCACTGCAAGCCCTCTCAACTTTCACAGTCATGCGACCGAGCCATTCCTTCTCTTGCCAATCTCAGTCCGAGCAAATCCGGGTAAGATCATATCATCAAGAGATTTCAGTTTTGAATTTCCAGTTCATTCTGATTCAAGGTAGTGAGTGTGTGAGATTTGTAGTGCTTTAGTTGTTTAATCGAGATTTGTGTGTGACATTTTCACTTTTTCAGGGATAAGAAGACCAGGGAGCTTGTGGCTGTTAAGTGCACACACAGAGGGAAAAAGGTTAGTTGTTTCTGGTTTTCTAATTGTGTGGAAGTGTTTTTTTGGGTGAGGATTGGAATGGCCGACCGAGTTTGATGATCAAAAGCCTCAATGAGTTTTTGTTTTAGAGTGTGTTTTATCAGTCGTTATATTAATGATGTTGTTGTGGCTTGCATATTAGTTAGGTGAGATTTGAGTTGAAGTTGACTCTCATTTTGATTAGAAACCTGTGTTCTGTTTCCTAACACCCATCCAGCCCCATAAAATCTAATGAAGCAAGGAACAGGTTGGTGATTTGGTTTGtactcaaaactcaaaaagaTTTGACAGAGTCACGTTAGTCCTCTCCCACACCCTGCACCATGGTCCAGTTCCTAATTATTGCTCTCTGAAACCCTAAACCACCACAAAATTAATGTCTTTTTAATTTGTATTGTGCTGCAAGACAAATTAAGAAagagaggggagagagaggggggaAATGAGGGGAAAAAAGCGCAAAGGAAAAATGTCAGACTTGAAGTTTTTCTGCTTGCCTAGGAATCTTCCTGCAAActcaaaaaatcaaaatcctgttaaattttaaattagcaGTAATTTTCTCTGTTTTGATCTGTAACCTAGCTTTCACTGCACTCTGTAACCATATTATGATGTTGTTTTTCATGAAATGGTTATACTTGGATctcatatatttcatattttcaCGAAATTTTTTATACAGAACTCAATGTGTTTAAAAAGCTTGACTGAGTGActtataaatagataattgtATGTTAAAAGGTTAGTAGCTACTATTCCAGAAATACTTTTATGAAGGATGTGATGTGTAACCGTGTAAATACTCGGGGTAGAGTAATTGACTGTTTTAGGAGCTCATTAACTCCTAAAACTGTAGAGGGGCTGATTTGCATGCAAAATTGGATGTTAGGTGATGATATTGCAAAGGTTGAAGTAGAGGCTGATATACCAACAATGATAAACACTTGAGTTTTATGAAGGTCTTGAGCTAGGTATACATTTTAACAAgtgtttatactttatactTGTTGGCCGATTTCAATTCAATTTAGCATTAGACATTTAGACTTACTCTTGGACTGTCATTTTTGCAGATCATGAGGACAATGCTTCAAGCAAAAACAATTGTCCACCTCCAACTCcaagaggaaaagaaaaggggaAGTTTGTACCGGTGGCAAATGTAATCAATGTTTAAGTCTGTAACTTTATTTGATGTTTGTTTTGTGACTATTTAAGTTTATGATGGACTATTTGTCAATGTTGTTAAATTACTTAATTTATAGTCGATTACTTGAAATCTTGAATGATAATTGTCTcttaaaattgagaaaataggTATTTTAAAGTCATGGGACGGTGGGATTAGGCCCGTCCTGTTCCgatcccaaccgggattaatcccgtgTGGGAtgtattcttaaaaacccgcgtcccgtcccgatcctgtcccgattcaaaagagtgggattgGACGTGGAATgagctccgtcccgtcccatcccgtcccgtgcccacccctaagaTAACCTATTCATTGATGGCAACATACACTATGAGTTAAAGAtgagtaaaaaagtaaaatattttatgacatgtgacaaCTTGTCATCATTGGTccatatttataaattttagtCTTTATTTAATctatcaaattaagtagtgagttattttataaattaaattattatttaatatttttgagtAATTTGTTAATATTATGAACGCGCTAAATTAATTTGCAGATGAAAGTTTGGATTTTCATCTAACAGACGTAATTTTCCAGGAAAAgcacaaaaaagaaaataaaatcttttACATATGGTTATTTTTGCTGGTATGCCGTTGCAGTGATCTGTTTCAATCCAAAAGCGTCAATACGTGAAATACGAAACTTGAACTCCATATAATATCGTCAAATTGATTCCCAGTTTCCCAATATTAAACCATAATCATATCCTTCCCATCCAAAATTCATCCAAATCTTTATTTCATCCTTATCCAAAATCCCCACTATTTAACTCTATCAACTGATCAACAGTGTTCCAAATTCCTTCAGTTTCACAGCTCGGCTACAATGGCAGATTACTCGTTGCCTGACGACTCTTACTTTCTTGGGTTTGACAGCTCCACTCAGTAAGTTCATCAATCTTTTACCTGCTTTTCATCAGAAATCAGACATGCCCACTTCACCAATTTGAGTTTTGGTCTCTGGGTTCTCATTAGTTTCGATCAAACTGATGATGCTGTTTGCTCTTTATATGTCTTTGTATTTAATATGATCACACACACAATAATTAGATATATGTATGTAAATTGGGTTGAACTtgatttttacttttgttttgttttgtactCAAAAGGTCGTTGAAGGCAACTGTGCTAGACTCCAATCTCAATATTGTTACTTCAGAGCTTATCCAGTTTGACACTGCATTGCCCCATTACAACACCAAAGATGGAGTTGTTTACCGTGACCCCTCGGGTAATGGGAGAATTGTCCACCTTGATGTGGATTGAAGCTCTAGATCTCGTACTTGATAGACTTTTGAaatctaatttaaattttgggAAGATTGCTGCTGTTTCTGGTAGTGGGCAGCAACATGGGAGTGTCTATTGGAAGAATGGGAGTTCTTCGATATTATCATCTTTGGACCCCACGAAGCCATTGCTACATCAGTTTGATGATGCTTTCTCTGTAAAGGAATCGCCGGTATGGATGGACAGCAGCACCACAGCACAGTGCAAGGAATTAGAGAATGCTGTTGGTGGAGCATTGGAGTTGTCCAAACTGACAGGATCACGGGCTTACGAAAGGTTCACAGGACCACAGATCAAGAAAATATTCAAGACACATCCTGAAGCCTATAACGATACTGAGAGGATCTCCCTTGTTAGTTCTTTCATGGCATCTCTTCTAATTGGGGGCTATGCATGTATTGACGAAACTGACGGTGCAGGGATGAACTTGATGGATATAAAGAAAAAGGGCCTGGTCTGAAACGGTATTAAAGATATGTTGCTTTAACAGTAATACCTTTCTCATCAGTGAGCTTGAGTCTGGTAATAagtttactgttccaatttaATCAATTTTCTTGTGTGTTTATTGAAGGCTACTGCCCCTGGTTTGGAGGAAAAACTTGGGAAACTGGCCCCTGCACATGCTGTTGCTGGTGGCATTGCCCCCTATTTCGTAGAGAGGTTTGTGacagttttatttatttccatgcagttgtgatgtttgtgatgtcatttattatttttttacaatcTCCCTTAAAATGATGGATTTGGATGctctaaaaattaaaattgaaatgaGTACTCTGCCATTGTCTTGATTTTAGACACCGATTATTTCATGTCTACTTAGTGGCTTACTCTCTCTTATCAGATACAAGTTCAACAAGAACTGCTTGGTTATTCAGTGGTCAGGAGACAACCCTAACAGCCTTGCAGGTGCCCACTTTTGTTATTTCCTAAACAGATCCAATAAATTACTTCTTTACCTTACTAGTGAACTGGTGAAATGGTTTTAACATTCTGATGTAGTTTATGCCTTCATTTTGTAGGGGGCTTTCATATGTTTTGTTAGGTTCTTAACTTATCAAGGGACTAACTTTTGATGTGCAGGCTTAACACTAAGTACCCCTGGGGATCTTGCAATGAGTCTTGGCACAACCGCACAAGTGACACGGTAAGTAAAAGTAGCAATTCTTAGGGCTTGATTGCACGCGTTAAAGTCTCTGTTTTTGGAGAATAAGGAAAGCTATAGGAGAGAGTTGAGAAATGATTGAGAGAAGGAGAACAAATACtaacaaaaataattataacaatTTCCTATGGCTTTTCGGCATTCAttttcttatcttattttACTCATGCTTTCCCCCTTCCTCTCTTTTGTTAGTCATACttgcttctttctcttttaattGCAAACAAAAGCAATACGGAAATATTATACTATGGGATCTTTTGAATCAACTGTCATGCCAATTGCATTATCTTATCGAGCATAGAGGCAACAGTATTCTAAAAATTTCAGTAAAACTATGATATCTCATGTGTCATGATCAGAATTTCAAGTGGTCTCTTATAAGTCACTAATCAAGCTTCTATGCCACTGCATTCTTAGTTAGTTCGTTTGTAATTTTCCAATTGTTGTTGCTCAGGTCTTTGGGATCACTGATGATCCTCAGCCTGGATTGGAAGGACATGTTTTCCCTAATCATGTTGACACGAAAGGCTGCATGGTAATGTTGTGTTACAAGAATGGGTCTCTAACTCGTGAAGGTATGCTTTCAATCTTTTCATGCATATTCTGAGTCTCGGTTCAATTTGCAATATACCCTGTAGCTTCCTTATATGACCTGAATCTATGTTATAGATATTCGCAACCGCCATGCCCGTGGCAATTGGGAGGAATTCAGTTCGAACCTTACACATACACCAGCCTTTAATGGTATATGACTTATCTGAGGTTCTTTCTATCTGGAATTATCTTCATCTATTCTCCATTTCAcatgctgttttttttttctacagaTGGAAAGATGGGTTTCTACTACAAAGAGCATGAAATTCTTCCCCCGCTTCCAGGTTGAGctcttttaattaatttttccaTCATacttataattttgttttgagtcacCAATGCCCCTCCATAGTTTGGCATATTATTGTGGTTTGCAGTATTTCATGTGTTGGTGTTTTTCTAAAACTACTTGCTGTTTATCCAGTTTCAGCCTAATAACAATTGTATAAAACTTGATTTCACCAGTTTGCTGGTTCttaatatttctttgggaATTACATAAGCTGAAACATAAGCTAATGTTCAAATCTATAAGGGAGTTTAGCTCTACACTTTTGCTTCCATGATTTTTTCCCTATGTCGTAGTTCTTTTCTGCACTGTTGAAAAAGATGGTCTGTCATAGCTTTATGTGTTGCATGGATAATCAGTCTTTCAATTTTCTAAATATTATCACAAAAGGAAGAAGCAAGAAATTAGAAATAACTCCAGTTTATGCTTCCAGTTGGCTACCATTGGTATGTTCTTGAAAATTTCACGGGTGATGCTTTGGAGGGTGTGAGTGTACGTGAAGAGCAGCAGGAATTTGCCCGTATGTCTGAGGTTTGTACTTGTAATTGGTCATGGTTCAAATAGGTAGATGATATCTTACATAACTCTTCCTAAAAAAGACTTCTTTGCAGTGCCGA containing:
- the LOC126795797 gene encoding LOW QUALITY PROTEIN: xylulose kinase 2 (The sequence of the model RefSeq protein was modified relative to this genomic sequence to represent the inferred CDS: inserted 2 bases in 1 codon; substituted 3 bases at 3 genomic stop codons), whose amino-acid sequence is MADYSLPDDSYFLGFDSSTQSLKATVLDSNLNIVTSELIQFDTALPHYNTKDGVVYRDPSGNGRIVXTLMWIEALDLVLDRLLKSNLNFGKIAAVSGSGQQHGSVYWKNGSSSILSSLDPTKPLLHQFDDAFSVKESPVWMDSSTTAQCKELENAVGGALELSKLTGSRAYERFTGPQIKKIFKTHPEAYNDTERISLVSSFMASLLIGGYACIDETDGAGMNLMDIKKKVWXXVYCSNLINFLVCLLKATAPGLEEKLGKLAPAHAVAGGIAPYFVERYKFNKNCLVIQWSGDNPNSLAGLTLSTPGDLAMSLGTTAQVTRXVKVFGITDDPQPGLEGHVFPNHVDTKGCMVMLCYKNGSLTREDIRNRHARGNWEEFSSNLTHTPAFNDGKMGFYYKEHEILPPLPVGYHWYVLENFTGDALEGVSVREEQQEFARMSECRAVIEGQFLSMRGHAERFGMPCPPKRLIATGGGSVNRHILGVAANIFGCEVYTVERPDSASLGAALRAAHGWLCSKKGSLVPISCVYGDKIQKTSLKSRLAVIPDTNLVPKYALMATKRLEIENLLLQKLGCLKCYSSLCYSLEYRILQIALCKVPKVIFSDLFINSSG